From a region of the Georgenia yuyongxinii genome:
- a CDS encoding replication-associated recombination protein A, translating into MDLFEAAGADDAGVPVVGATAPLAVRMRPASLEEVLGQDHLLETGSPLRRLVEPAAEGPRRAGPSSVVLWGPPGTGKTTLAYLVAHGSGRRFTELSAVTAGVKDVRAVVEEARRRLVTSGAETVLFIDEVHRFSKSQQDALLPSVENRWVTLVAATTENPSFSVISPLLSRSLLLTLRPLQEEHVRTLVHRAVTDERGLGGSLTLDADAEDHLVRLAGADARKALTILEAAAGAAEDGGEGVITLETVERAVDVAAVRYDRAGDQHYDVTSAFIKSMRGSDVDAALHYLARMVVAGEDPRFIARRVVICAAEDVGMADPTALQTAVAAAQAVAMIGMPEASLVLAEAVVHIATAPKSNAAYKAINAAMADVRAGKAGPVPAHLRDAHYAGAKQHGHGDGYRYAHDYPHGVAAQQYAPDELAGTRYYEPTAHGHERDITARLERLRQILAGR; encoded by the coding sequence ATGGATCTGTTCGAGGCGGCCGGGGCCGACGACGCGGGCGTGCCCGTCGTCGGGGCGACGGCGCCGCTGGCCGTGCGCATGCGGCCGGCGTCCCTGGAAGAGGTCCTCGGCCAGGACCACCTGCTCGAGACCGGCTCCCCGCTGCGGCGTCTGGTCGAGCCAGCCGCAGAGGGCCCGCGCCGCGCCGGTCCGTCCTCGGTGGTCCTGTGGGGACCGCCCGGCACGGGCAAGACCACGCTGGCGTACCTCGTCGCGCATGGCTCCGGCCGGCGCTTCACCGAGCTCTCCGCCGTCACCGCCGGCGTGAAGGACGTGCGCGCCGTCGTCGAGGAGGCCCGCCGCCGCCTGGTCACCTCCGGCGCGGAGACCGTCCTGTTCATCGACGAGGTTCACCGCTTCTCCAAGTCCCAGCAGGACGCCCTGCTGCCCAGCGTGGAGAACCGTTGGGTCACCCTCGTGGCCGCCACCACCGAGAACCCCAGCTTCTCCGTGATCTCCCCGCTGCTGTCGAGGTCCCTCCTGCTCACGCTGCGCCCGCTGCAGGAGGAGCACGTCCGCACCCTCGTCCACCGCGCCGTCACCGACGAGCGCGGCCTGGGCGGCTCCCTGACTCTCGACGCCGACGCCGAGGACCACCTCGTCCGCCTCGCCGGCGCCGACGCCCGCAAGGCGCTGACCATCCTCGAGGCCGCCGCGGGTGCCGCGGAGGACGGTGGCGAGGGGGTCATCACCCTCGAGACCGTCGAGCGGGCCGTGGACGTCGCCGCCGTGCGCTACGACCGCGCGGGCGACCAGCACTACGACGTCACCAGCGCCTTCATCAAGTCCATGCGCGGCTCCGACGTCGACGCCGCGCTGCACTACCTGGCCCGGATGGTGGTCGCGGGGGAGGACCCACGCTTCATCGCCCGCCGGGTCGTCATCTGCGCCGCCGAGGACGTCGGCATGGCCGACCCGACGGCGCTGCAGACCGCCGTCGCCGCAGCCCAGGCCGTGGCCATGATCGGCATGCCCGAGGCGTCCCTGGTGCTCGCCGAGGCGGTGGTGCACATCGCGACCGCGCCCAAGTCCAACGCCGCCTACAAGGCCATCAACGCCGCGATGGCCGACGTCCGCGCCGGCAAGGCCGGCCCGGTGCCGGCGCACCTGCGCGACGCGCACTACGCCGGGGCCAAGCAGCACGGCCACGGCGACGGGTACAGGTACGCCCACGACTACCCCCACGGCGTGGCCGCCCAGCAGTACGCCCCCGACGAGCTCGCAGGCACCCGCTACTACGAGCCCACCGCGCACGGCCATGAGCGGGACATCACAGCCCGCCTCGAACGGCTGCGGCAGATCCTCGCGGGACGGTAG
- a CDS encoding MMPL family transporter — MSCVFDRLGRLATRRPRTIVAVWAVFALLCALTALMGVTGQDLFERLRTGEPTVPGSESQEGREILADAEDSGTQVSFVVQGADLTDPDQVTAIGEALAPAHADLAEIHGVDTVVDAFLLPDTVANPAAAGLVSTARDGFLMVVMLEPTLTEEAEESAHDLVVARLERVPGELSAAVPGVTGIASSSAILAQEVVDQVREDLVTGETVALPVALAIMVLVFAGFLSAGLPLVGALASIVGGLGVLLAMTYAIDIDSFVINVVTVLGLGLSIDYGLLIVSRFREEAHRLLAETAAGTSVTPPAGLRRRRRHRGHTVEQAVRTTVATAGRTVAFSAVTVALAVSGLLLLRPEVLRSIAAAGVAVVLLAVLSAITLVPALLMLLGERMLRPSLLGRVPGLRRVVNGLGDVAPEDGVFSRLARGVHAHPWIVLVGTLAVLGLLASPVAGLQMRNSTTELLPSQSPQRDYIATLAADYPAATAPDVTVVARAGADEVATLAEGVTTLEHVADVAAPVALDGYSVLNVFVDTDDAGSLEAAAVVQDIRALDPGFETWVVGQAANQLDFNAALVEGLPIAGGIIVLAVLVLIFLMTGSVLVPVKAIVVNVLSLAASLGVTVWVFQEGHGADLLGFTPLSGLESYVVAVVVAFGFGLAMDYEVFLISRIKEYWDAGYSNDEAVEKGLQRSGRIITSAALIIVAVFAGFMAGDLIVIKQVGFALAITVLVDATLVRMLLVPATMTLLGKWNWWAPAPLARLYDRLKIVH, encoded by the coding sequence ATGTCCTGCGTGTTCGACCGTCTCGGCCGTCTGGCCACCCGCCGTCCACGCACGATCGTCGCCGTGTGGGCCGTGTTCGCGCTCCTGTGCGCGCTCACCGCGCTCATGGGCGTGACCGGGCAGGACCTCTTCGAACGGCTGCGCACCGGCGAGCCCACCGTCCCCGGCTCCGAGAGCCAGGAGGGCCGCGAGATCCTCGCCGACGCGGAGGACTCCGGCACCCAGGTCTCCTTCGTGGTCCAGGGCGCCGACCTGACCGACCCGGACCAGGTGACGGCCATCGGCGAGGCCCTCGCTCCCGCGCACGCCGACCTCGCCGAGATCCACGGCGTCGACACCGTCGTGGACGCCTTCCTGCTGCCGGACACGGTCGCCAACCCGGCGGCGGCCGGGCTGGTCTCGACGGCGCGTGACGGCTTCCTCATGGTCGTCATGCTCGAGCCGACGCTGACCGAGGAAGCCGAGGAGAGCGCGCACGACCTCGTCGTCGCCCGCCTCGAGCGGGTGCCCGGCGAGCTCTCCGCCGCCGTGCCGGGGGTCACCGGCATCGCCAGCTCCTCCGCGATCCTTGCTCAGGAGGTCGTCGACCAAGTGCGCGAGGACCTGGTGACCGGGGAGACCGTGGCGCTGCCGGTCGCCCTGGCGATCATGGTGCTCGTCTTCGCCGGTTTCCTCTCCGCCGGGCTGCCGCTGGTGGGCGCGCTGGCGTCGATCGTCGGCGGGCTCGGCGTGCTGCTCGCGATGACGTACGCGATCGACATCGACTCCTTCGTCATCAACGTCGTGACGGTCCTCGGGCTCGGCCTCTCGATCGACTACGGGCTCCTCATCGTCTCCCGGTTCCGCGAGGAGGCGCACCGCCTGCTCGCCGAGACCGCCGCCGGGACGAGCGTGACCCCGCCGGCCGGGCTGCGCCGTCGGCGTCGCCATCGTGGCCACACGGTCGAGCAGGCGGTGCGCACCACGGTGGCGACGGCGGGCCGCACCGTGGCGTTCTCGGCTGTCACCGTCGCCCTGGCGGTCTCCGGCCTGCTCCTGCTGCGCCCGGAGGTGCTGCGCTCCATCGCCGCGGCCGGGGTGGCGGTGGTGCTGCTCGCCGTCCTGTCCGCGATCACGCTGGTGCCCGCGCTGCTCATGCTGCTGGGCGAGCGGATGCTGCGCCCCTCGCTGCTCGGCCGGGTCCCAGGCCTGCGCCGCGTGGTGAACGGGCTGGGCGACGTCGCCCCCGAGGACGGCGTGTTCTCCCGGCTGGCCCGGGGGGTGCACGCGCACCCCTGGATCGTTCTCGTCGGGACCCTCGCGGTGCTGGGACTGCTGGCCTCACCGGTCGCGGGCCTGCAGATGCGCAACTCCACCACCGAGCTGCTGCCCTCGCAGTCCCCGCAGCGCGACTACATCGCGACCCTGGCGGCGGACTACCCCGCGGCCACCGCGCCGGACGTCACGGTCGTCGCCCGGGCCGGCGCGGACGAGGTCGCCACCCTGGCCGAGGGGGTCACCACCCTCGAGCACGTCGCGGATGTTGCCGCCCCCGTCGCGCTCGACGGCTACAGCGTGCTCAACGTGTTCGTCGACACCGACGACGCCGGCAGCCTTGAGGCCGCCGCAGTCGTGCAGGACATCCGAGCGCTCGACCCCGGCTTCGAGACGTGGGTGGTGGGACAGGCCGCCAACCAGCTGGACTTCAACGCCGCCTTGGTGGAGGGGCTGCCGATCGCCGGCGGCATCATCGTCCTGGCGGTCCTGGTGCTGATATTCCTCATGACTGGGTCTGTCCTCGTGCCCGTGAAGGCCATCGTGGTCAACGTCCTCTCGCTCGCCGCCTCGCTCGGCGTGACGGTGTGGGTGTTCCAGGAGGGGCACGGCGCCGACCTGCTCGGCTTCACCCCGCTCAGCGGCCTGGAGTCCTACGTGGTGGCGGTGGTCGTCGCGTTCGGCTTCGGCCTGGCGATGGACTACGAGGTCTTCCTGATCTCCCGGATCAAGGAGTACTGGGACGCCGGGTACTCCAACGACGAGGCGGTGGAGAAGGGGCTGCAGCGCTCGGGCCGGATCATCACCTCCGCCGCCCTGATCATCGTCGCCGTGTTCGCCGGGTTCATGGCCGGCGACCTCATCGTCATCAAGCAGGTCGGCTTCGCACTGGCCATCACGGTGCTCGTCGACGCCACCCTCGTCCGCATGCTGCTGGTCCCGGCGACCATGACGCTGCTCGGCAAGTGGAACTGGTGGGCGCCGGCGCCGCTGGCACGGCTGTACGACCGGCTCAAGATCGTGCACTGA